From the Lolium rigidum isolate FL_2022 chromosome 2, APGP_CSIRO_Lrig_0.1, whole genome shotgun sequence genome, one window contains:
- the LOC124687893 gene encoding uncharacterized protein LOC124687893, with translation MKQWKSLVALHSSAHSSCFPHPPSTPSPCPSPPRELAEEKQQQQQQAVRLVGCDGQVLTFRRPVTARELMQQHPQHLVCRSDALLIGEKIPAVAPADELQPGQAYFLLPDHLFHSVLSFVSLASSLLLLLSTAPASLAPGAKNKKQPRPFELHRTDSGTLQIKFSDDFLVGDDATQAAEKPAVLRGDERLEKEYEELVGYGKALRWAPKLETIQEVLVTAAPSAQGRDRRKGMKVMPFLAKLGSRRRRETTTTTTTIICGNDNAVACSG, from the coding sequence ATGAAACAGTGGAAGTCCCTGGTGGCGCTCCATTCCTCAGCGCATTCCTCCTGCTTCCCGCATCCGCCCTCGACGCCATCGCCGTGCCCCTCGCCGCCGCGGGAGCTGGCCGaggagaagcagcagcagcagcagcaggcggtGAGGCTGGTGGGGTGCGACGGGCAGGTTCTGACGTTCCGCCGGCCGGTGACGGCGCGGGAACTGATGCAGCAGCACCCGCAGCACCTTGTGTGCCGCTCCGATGCGCTGCTCATCGGAGAGAAGATCCCGGCCGTCGCCCCCGCGGACGAGCTGCAGCCAGGGCAGGCCTACTTCCTGCTCCCGGACCACCTCTTCCACTCCGTGCTCTCCTTCGTCTCCctcgcctcctccctcctcctgctcctctccACCGCGCCCGCCTCCTTGGCGCCGGGGGCCAAGAACAAGAAGCAGCCCCGCCCATTCGAGCTCCACCGCACCGACTCCGGCACGCTGCAGATCAAGTTCTCCGACGACTTCCTCGTCGGCGACGACGCCACCCAGGCTGCCGAGAAGCCGGCGGTGCTGCGCGGGGACGAGAGGCTGGAGAAGGAGTACGAGGAGTTGGTCGGATACGGCAAGGCCCTACGGTGGGCGCCCAAGCTAGAGACCATCCAAGAAGTGCTTGTCACCGCCGCGCCCTCCGCCCAAGGGCGTGAtaggaggaaggggatgaaggtcATGCCTTTCCTCGCCAAGCTCGGAAGCCGCAGGCGgcgggagacgacgacgacgaccaccaCCATCATTTGCGGCAATGACAATGCGGTGGCGTGCTCGGGCTAG